The DNA region CTCGCGTGAGTCGATGGAGATTCCGCCGATTTCCGTCCCGGTATCTCCCGTGGTCCGGCAATTCAGCAGCGGCCGGATCAACGTTTCGAGTCGCATCTCGTTCCTCCTTCGCAAAAAACGGAAAGACAACACAAAATGCCAGGGGAGTCCTGGCACAGGTTTTTGCACATAACCTATTTTAATCTCCTTTCTTTTATTTGTCACTCGAATAGATTTTGATCATTTTTGATCCAAGAAAATGCGAACCGCCGTTCCTTTCTTCACTCTCTCCCCAGGTTTCGGGATCTGATCGATCACCACGTTGCCCTGTCCCCGAACTTCCAGCGGGAAAGAATACAGACTGGCTCGAATCTTGTCGACATCTTCCCCGATGAGCTTCGGAACCGTCACCAGCGGAACCGTCTGCGGTGTGTCTTCGGGCGGAATTTGATTTTTCCGTTTGGGTACCTGCAAATACCTGAGCGACTCATCCAGAATGTCACCGACGATTGGCGCCGCCACCACCCCGCCGAACTGAATGCCTTTCGGGTTGTCCACGGCCGCGTAAACCACCAGTTGCGGGTCGTCGGCCGGAGCAAATCCGATGAACGAAACAATATGGTTGTTTTGCAAATATCTCCCGTCCGGTCCCACTTTTTGGGCGGTTCCCGTCTTGCCGCCCACCCGGTACCCGTCGATGAACGCCTTGCGGCCGGTGCCCCGGGCCACGACGCTTTCGAGAGCTTCCCGAACCTGGCGGGACGTGCTTTCGGAGATCACCCTCCGTTTGACCTTCGGCTTGATCTCCTCAAGCACTTCTCCGGTTTCCGGATCCACCCAGGCTTTGGCCACATGCGGTTGCATCAGATATCCCCCGTTGACGGCTGCGGCCACCGCGGCCACCTGTTGAATCGGAGTGACGGAAACGCCCTGGCCGAACGCCGTGGTGGCCAACTCCACCGGTCCGACCTGGCTTTCGCGGAACAAAATGCCCTTGGCTTCCCCGTTGAGATCGATGCCCGTTTTCTCTCCAAAGCCGAAGTTCCGGATATATTCAAACAGCTTCTCTTTGCCCAGCCTTTGTCCCAGGTTGACAAACCCCGGGTTGCAGGAGTTTTCCACCACTTCCAGAAAGGTCTGGTGACCGTGCCCTCCCGCCTTCCAGCAGCGGAGTCGCGCGCCGCCCACCGTTACATGGCCCGGATCATGAAACCCTTCTTTCAGATTCACTTTCTTTTCCTCCAGTGCGGCGGCCAATGTGATGATCTTGAACGTGGAACCGGGCTCATACGTTTTCCAGACGGGAAGATTCCGGTTGTAGACCAGCGGATCGGCGCTCTGGTACTTGGCGGGATCAAAGGTGGGTCTGCTGGCCATGCCGAGAATTTCGCCCGTTTTGGCATGCATGGCGATCACCAGGGCGTTCTCCGGTTGATATTGCGCCATGGCCTGATCCAGCTCCCGTTCGATCACCGCTTGTATGTGATAGTCCAGCGTCAACATCAGATCCAGCCCGTCCCGGGGAGGGGTGAACTCCTCGTGCGTGCCCGGAAGCCGGGTTCCGCTGGCCGTGGATCCGAAGGACACCGACCCTTTGCTGCCGGTCAGCTTTTCATCATAGATCAGCTCCAATCCGGCCAATCCCTGGTTGTCCGCCCCGGTGAATCCGAAGATGTGAGCGGCCAACGTTCCGAACGGGTAATGGCGTCGGCTGTCCTCGGTCACCACGATGCCCGGCAGGCGAAGTCCCTGGATCTGCCTGGCCTGCTCTTCCGTGATCTTCCGTCCCCACGGTTTGATCCAGTCATAGATGACCCGTTTGGTGATCTGCTTGTAAATCTTGTCTTCCGGTGCTTTCAATATGCGGGCGAGTATGCGGGCTGTCCCGGCGGGATCGCGGACTTGCGCCGGGATGACCACCACGGAAGGGGCGCTGACGTTGTAGACCAGTTTCTTTCCGTTTCTGTCCAGGATTTTTCCACGGCTGGCTTCAAACGGAATGTTTCTTCCCCACAGGCTTTTGGCCTTGTCCGTCAATTCCGGTCCCTGAACCAGCTGAACCCAGGCCAGGCGACCCAACAGCACCATGAACACGAACAAGGCCGTCAGCACGATCGCAAACAACCGCTTTCGGACCGTGGCGTGCGTGTTTCGGATCATGCCCGTCCCCCCTTGTCTCTCATCAAGACCAAGGTATGAGACAAGGCCCCGAAACATGCCCTCTCCGAACAGACGAAAAAAACCGGTATCCCCGATGCGGGGTTACCGGTTCACGCATGTTCATTTTAAGGTGGAGAAATCCCTTTGTTGTTGATATTGACGGATTTTCAACGTGCGGCCGAGAATCTCCTTGGCCACCGGTGCGGCCACGGTTCCGCCCGAGACGTTTCCGTAAGGACTGACGGGCTCGTCGATGGCCACGTACACCACCACGTCAGGGTCATCATAAGGAGCAAAACCGATGAAAGAAACCACATAGCTGTCCTTCAGGTATCCTCTGCCTTCCGGGTCGGGCTTTTGCGCCGTTCCCGTTTTGCCCGCCACCCGGTAACCGGCGATGTCCGCCTCCACTCCCGTTCCGCTCTTGACCACATCCCGCATCAATTCGCGTACCGTGCGGGCAGTTCCTTCGCTGATGATTCTCTTCTTTTGCGGAGAAAACCGGGAAACGACCTGCGTTTTTCCGGGTTCCCGGACCTCTTTCATCACGTGCGGCTGAATCCATATCCCGCCGTTGGCAATCGCCGAAATGGCGGCCACCTGTTGAATGGGCGTGACGGAGATCCCCTGTCCGAAGGCGGTGGCGGCCAGTTCGGACGGATACAGCCGTCTGCCGTAATACACGCCGGTCGCTTCAGCCGGGAGATCGATTCCGGTCCTCTCACCGAGTTTTCGGGTGATGTCCCCGAACCCGAACCGCTCGATGTAACGGATCAACCGTTTTTCTCCCAACTTTTGTCCCAGCATGACAAACGCCACGTTGCTGGAGAGTTTGACTCCTTCCCGGTAGGAAATCTCCCCCCAGCCGACCCCGTTCCAATCGCGGATCATCTGGTCCCCCACCTTGACCGAACCGGACATGAACTTGGCATCGGGATCAAACAACCCTTCCTCGACGGCGGCGGCCAACGTGACGATCTTGAATGTGGATCCCGGCTCAAACTGACTTTCCACCGCAAGGTTGCGGGCATTTTTCTCATTGATCGTTTCCGCGACATTTTGCGGGTCAAACACCGGTCGGCTGGCCATCGCAAGGATTTCCCCCGTCTTGGGATCGGCGACGATGGCCGTTCCGCCCTTGGCGTTGTAGTTTTTGATCGCCTCTTCCAGTTCAAGCTCCACCTGCTGTTGAATCTGCATGTCGAGGGTCAGGACCAAGTCTTTGCCGTGAACGGGAGGTTTGTACTCTTGGGGGTTGTCGGTGAGCATCATGCCGGTCCTTGCTTTGGGATACTGAATGTATCCTTCATTGCCGCGCAGCACCTGATCATAATATTTTTCAACCCCGCTCATCGCCTGATAGTCCACGTTCAGGAAACCGATCAGATGAGCAGCCCTCTCGGACAGATACCGGCGGGCGGTGGTCGGTTTGGGATAGATCCCTTTGATTTTCTTCTGTTCTTGCAGCTCCAACACTTTGCGGACGACGCTCTCCGGATACCGGTATTTGCCTCCGTGGCGCAGCTCTTCGCCTTTTCTCACTTTGCGGCTGAGGATCTGTTCCAGAATCTTCGCATCGATTCCCAAAACCTTTGAGAGTTCCGCCGCCGTTTTTTTCGGGTCATCCACTTCGTCGGGATTGGCCACGAATGTCCAGGCATCCTCTTCCCACGCCAATCGTTGGGTGCCCGTCCGGTCGAAAACGGAACCCCGCTTTGGGGTCAAACGGTCTTTCCGGATCCAGGTTTCCAGCGCTTCCGCCAGATATTCGTCGGAGTTGACCGTCTGAATCCACAGAAGCCGGATGCTGATGATCAAAAAACATAACAGAAAAATCATGCCGACGAGCAAAGAACGCATTTTGTTCTTCCGCAGTGACACACCCATGGCTTCAGCCTCTCCCGTTTCCTGTTTCGTCCGCTTCCGGATCAAATCCGACAGGGGAAATCAGGGCTTCACCTTGGGGATGAATTTGGGATCCGTCAGCTCCAGCCCGCGGCTTTCCGCAAACTGGCGGATCTGTTCGGGACTGGTGAGTTGCATTTTTTCCGTCTCCAGTTTCAGCTTGGCCCGTTCCGTTTCTTCGATTTGTTTGTCCAATTGCCGGATCTCCACGGCCAGTTCGGT from Staphylospora marina includes:
- a CDS encoding stage V sporulation protein D, with amino-acid sequence MIRNTHATVRKRLFAIVLTALFVFMVLLGRLAWVQLVQGPELTDKAKSLWGRNIPFEASRGKILDRNGKKLVYNVSAPSVVVIPAQVRDPAGTARILARILKAPEDKIYKQITKRVIYDWIKPWGRKITEEQARQIQGLRLPGIVVTEDSRRHYPFGTLAAHIFGFTGADNQGLAGLELIYDEKLTGSKGSVSFGSTASGTRLPGTHEEFTPPRDGLDLMLTLDYHIQAVIERELDQAMAQYQPENALVIAMHAKTGEILGMASRPTFDPAKYQSADPLVYNRNLPVWKTYEPGSTFKIITLAAALEEKKVNLKEGFHDPGHVTVGGARLRCWKAGGHGHQTFLEVVENSCNPGFVNLGQRLGKEKLFEYIRNFGFGEKTGIDLNGEAKGILFRESQVGPVELATTAFGQGVSVTPIQQVAAVAAAVNGGYLMQPHVAKAWVDPETGEVLEEIKPKVKRRVISESTSRQVREALESVVARGTGRKAFIDGYRVGGKTGTAQKVGPDGRYLQNNHIVSFIGFAPADDPQLVVYAAVDNPKGIQFGGVVAAPIVGDILDESLRYLQVPKRKNQIPPEDTPQTVPLVTVPKLIGEDVDKIRASLYSFPLEVRGQGNVVIDQIPKPGERVKKGTAVRIFLDQK
- a CDS encoding peptidoglycan D,D-transpeptidase FtsI family protein, which codes for MGVSLRKNKMRSLLVGMIFLLCFLIISIRLLWIQTVNSDEYLAEALETWIRKDRLTPKRGSVFDRTGTQRLAWEEDAWTFVANPDEVDDPKKTAAELSKVLGIDAKILEQILSRKVRKGEELRHGGKYRYPESVVRKVLELQEQKKIKGIYPKPTTARRYLSERAAHLIGFLNVDYQAMSGVEKYYDQVLRGNEGYIQYPKARTGMMLTDNPQEYKPPVHGKDLVLTLDMQIQQQVELELEEAIKNYNAKGGTAIVADPKTGEILAMASRPVFDPQNVAETINEKNARNLAVESQFEPGSTFKIVTLAAAVEEGLFDPDAKFMSGSVKVGDQMIRDWNGVGWGEISYREGVKLSSNVAFVMLGQKLGEKRLIRYIERFGFGDITRKLGERTGIDLPAEATGVYYGRRLYPSELAATAFGQGISVTPIQQVAAISAIANGGIWIQPHVMKEVREPGKTQVVSRFSPQKKRIISEGTARTVRELMRDVVKSGTGVEADIAGYRVAGKTGTAQKPDPEGRGYLKDSYVVSFIGFAPYDDPDVVVYVAIDEPVSPYGNVSGGTVAAPVAKEILGRTLKIRQYQQQRDFSTLK